The following proteins are co-located in the Actinomycetes bacterium genome:
- the xylA gene encoding xylose isomerase yields MTDRYTPTKEDRFTFGLWTIGWMGRDPFGDAVRRPLDPVESVHRLAELGAHGVTFHDDDLIPFGVEATERERHIKRFRAALDETGLVVPMATTNLFTHPVFKDGAFTSNDRDIRRYALRKTMRNIDLAAELGAHTYVAWGGREGAESDAAKDVSAALDRYKEAFDTLCAYVLDRGYDIRFALEPKPNEPRGDMFLPTIGHALAFIERLEHPEMVGLNPEVGHEQMAGMNFVHGVAQALWAGKLFHIDLNGQHGAKFDQDLRFGAGDTKSAFFLVDLLEHAGYQGPRHFDYKPPRTEDMSGVWESASGNMRTYLILREKAKAFRADPEVQEALAASRVAGLAVPTLAPGESFADLAHDTFDVEAAAVRGYHYERLDQLAMEHLFGVS; encoded by the coding sequence ATGACCGACCGCTACACGCCCACCAAGGAGGACCGGTTCACCTTCGGTCTGTGGACCATCGGCTGGATGGGCCGCGACCCGTTCGGTGACGCCGTCCGTCGGCCGCTTGACCCGGTCGAGTCGGTGCACCGCCTCGCCGAGCTCGGCGCCCACGGCGTCACCTTCCACGACGACGACCTGATCCCGTTCGGCGTCGAGGCGACCGAGCGGGAGCGGCACATCAAGCGGTTCCGGGCCGCGCTCGACGAGACCGGCCTGGTCGTGCCGATGGCCACGACGAACCTGTTCACCCACCCGGTCTTTAAGGATGGCGCGTTCACCAGCAACGACCGCGACATCCGGCGCTACGCCCTGCGCAAGACCATGCGCAACATCGACCTGGCCGCCGAGCTGGGCGCGCACACCTACGTCGCCTGGGGCGGCCGTGAGGGCGCCGAGTCGGACGCCGCCAAGGATGTCTCGGCGGCACTGGACCGCTACAAGGAGGCCTTCGACACGCTGTGCGCCTACGTCCTCGACCGCGGCTACGACATCCGGTTCGCGCTGGAGCCGAAGCCGAACGAGCCGCGCGGTGACATGTTCCTGCCCACGATCGGGCACGCGCTGGCGTTCATCGAGCGGCTCGAGCACCCGGAGATGGTCGGACTCAACCCGGAGGTCGGGCACGAGCAGATGGCCGGGATGAACTTCGTGCACGGGGTCGCGCAGGCACTGTGGGCCGGCAAGCTGTTCCACATCGACCTCAACGGCCAGCACGGGGCCAAGTTCGACCAGGACCTGCGGTTCGGCGCCGGCGACACGAAGAGCGCGTTCTTCCTGGTGGACCTGCTCGAGCACGCCGGCTACCAGGGCCCGCGGCACTTCGACTACAAGCCGCCACGGACCGAGGACATGAGCGGGGTCTGGGAGTCCGCCTCGGGCAACATGCGCACCTACCTGATCCTGCGGGAGAAGGCGAAGGCGTTCCGGGCCGACCCGGAGGTCCAGGAGGCGCTCGCGGCGTCTCGGGTCGCGGGCCTCGCGGTGCCCACCCTGGCGCCCGGCGAGTCCTTCGCCGACCTGGCCCACGACACCTTCGACGTCGAGGCCGCAGCCGTCCGGGGCTACCACTACGAGCGGTTGGACCAGCTCGCCATGGAGCACCTCTTCGGCGTGAGCTGA